Proteins encoded together in one Thermococcus gammatolerans EJ3 window:
- a CDS encoding YkgJ family cysteine cluster protein, with translation MATEPKRTLVAIVDLLTLKVEVVTPVKFKCVEDCGRCCYELEIPLRDEDIEAIEELGYSAWEFVDYEKMFYRGDRFLGYALKKRPFDDGCVFLDPETKRCRIYPKRPMACRLYPFVFVKHGSKMEVYIKEDSFCPGINHPDGELVDSSFLLREYGWLFEEYRRKLGER, from the coding sequence GTGGCCACCGAACCTAAGAGAACGCTGGTGGCCATAGTCGATCTTTTAACTTTGAAGGTCGAGGTGGTCACACCCGTAAAGTTCAAATGCGTTGAAGACTGCGGACGCTGCTGCTATGAGCTTGAAATCCCGCTGCGCGACGAGGACATTGAGGCGATCGAGGAGCTCGGATACAGTGCATGGGAATTCGTGGACTATGAGAAGATGTTCTATCGTGGCGACAGGTTCCTCGGTTATGCTCTCAAAAAGCGACCCTTCGATGATGGTTGCGTTTTTCTCGATCCAGAGACGAAGAGGTGCAGGATATACCCTAAGAGGCCAATGGCGTGCAGGCTGTACCCCTTTGTCTTCGTTAAACACGGAAGCAAGATGGAGGTTTACATTAAAGAGGACTCCTTCTGCCCTGGAATAAACCATCCCGATGGCGAACTCGTCGATAGCAGTTTTCTCCTTCGCGAGTACGGGTGGCTCTTTGAGGAGTACCGGCGAAAGCTCGGAGAGAGATGA
- a CDS encoding Lrp/AsnC family transcriptional regulator has product MKKIEAIILVVARPGTEEKVYEKLKKHPNVKEIYRVYGEYDLILRVEVDTIEDLDRFHDEVLRRIREIELTETLIASTYGLKEG; this is encoded by the coding sequence ATGAAGAAGATTGAGGCAATAATTCTCGTGGTTGCCAGGCCCGGTACTGAGGAAAAGGTCTACGAGAAGCTGAAGAAGCACCCCAACGTCAAGGAGATATACAGGGTCTACGGTGAGTACGACCTGATCCTAAGGGTTGAGGTCGACACGATAGAGGATCTTGACAGATTTCACGATGAAGTCCTGAGGAGGATCAGGGAGATAGAGCTAACTGAGACGCTTATAGCCAGCACCTACGGCCTAAAGGAGGGCTGA
- a CDS encoding signal recognition particle protein Srp54: protein MALEKLGKALNSALRKLARSSTVDEALIREVVRDIQRALIQSDVNVRLVLQLTKRIQERALNEKPPAGVSPREHVIKIVYEELTKLLGKEAVPLEIREKPTILLTVGIQGSGKTTTIAKLARHLQKRGYKVGLVCTDTWRPGAYYQLKQLVEPYNIEVFGDPGEKDAIKLAREGVEYFKDKGVDVIIVDTAGRHKEESGLIEEMKQISEAIKPHEVILVIDGTIGQQAYHQALAFKEATPIGSIIVTKLDGSAKGGGALSAVAATGAPIKFIGVGEKIDDLEPFDPKRFVSRLLGLGDIQGLLEKIEELQKEQEFKEEDVEKFLRGKFNLKDMYAQLEAMQKMGPLKQILQMIPGLGYSLPDEAVRVGEEKLRRYRIIMDSMTEEELENPDIINYSRIKRIARGSGTSTREVRELLAQYNQMRKMFKNLDKRKLAKMAKKFNFGGLGI, encoded by the coding sequence ATGGCACTTGAAAAGCTCGGCAAGGCTCTAAACAGTGCCCTGAGAAAGCTGGCGAGATCGAGTACAGTTGATGAGGCGCTCATCAGAGAGGTAGTTAGAGACATCCAGAGGGCCCTCATTCAGTCCGACGTTAACGTAAGGCTTGTTCTGCAACTGACGAAAAGGATACAGGAAAGGGCCCTCAACGAGAAACCCCCGGCGGGTGTTAGTCCAAGGGAGCACGTCATTAAGATAGTTTATGAAGAGCTGACGAAGCTCCTGGGAAAGGAAGCGGTTCCCCTTGAGATACGGGAGAAGCCAACGATATTGCTCACCGTTGGGATTCAGGGATCTGGTAAGACGACGACGATAGCCAAACTCGCCAGGCACCTTCAGAAGAGGGGCTACAAGGTGGGCCTCGTGTGCACTGACACCTGGCGTCCCGGTGCGTACTACCAGCTCAAGCAGCTTGTTGAGCCCTACAACATAGAGGTCTTCGGCGATCCCGGCGAAAAAGACGCCATAAAACTTGCAAGGGAGGGCGTTGAGTACTTCAAGGATAAGGGAGTGGACGTTATAATCGTCGATACAGCGGGGAGGCACAAGGAGGAGTCAGGCCTTATAGAGGAGATGAAGCAGATAAGCGAGGCCATAAAACCTCACGAGGTCATCCTCGTCATTGATGGAACTATAGGCCAGCAGGCCTATCATCAGGCCCTCGCCTTTAAGGAGGCCACACCGATAGGCTCGATAATCGTCACGAAGCTTGATGGTTCTGCCAAAGGCGGTGGGGCGCTCTCGGCTGTGGCGGCGACTGGGGCACCAATAAAGTTCATAGGTGTTGGTGAGAAAATAGACGATCTCGAGCCCTTCGATCCGAAGAGGTTCGTTTCAAGGTTGCTGGGTCTGGGTGACATTCAGGGTCTGCTCGAGAAGATCGAAGAGCTGCAGAAGGAGCAGGAGTTCAAGGAGGAGGACGTTGAGAAGTTCTTGAGGGGTAAGTTCAACCTCAAGGACATGTACGCCCAGCTTGAGGCAATGCAGAAAATGGGCCCGCTCAAGCAGATACTCCAAATGATACCCGGCCTCGGCTACTCCCTTCCGGACGAGGCCGTAAGAGTAGGCGAAGAAAAGCTCAGGCGATACCGCATTATAATGGACTCCATGACGGAAGAGGAGCTGGAGAACCCGGACATAATAAACTACTCCAGGATAAAGAGGATAGCCAGGGGTTCTGGAACATCAACGCGCGAGGTCAGGGAGCTTTTGGCCCAGTACAACCAGATGCGAAAAATGTTTAAGAACTTAGACAAAAGAAAATTGGCAAAGATGGCCAAGAAGTTCAACTTTGGAGGGCTGGGGATATGA